One window of Candidatus Nitrospira kreftii genomic DNA carries:
- a CDS encoding hypothetical protein (conserved protein of unknown function), whose amino-acid sequence MWTSIPHNHYVSLVPWCWVQLESAEPPGPFPFVSGVAPEVVASLQEAHSLMSSAIDTAISDVFSKRAPLDDADRQRRLEDAYAELVNARPYLTQHIRCGRGPDRKFHWDFPIDPAKFSTVTNGGLRIFHAVNRQALSIGFNDRPLGPSVGKLLGRLDGTHTTDELRSAITAMPRDSQGLLMKLLESLQRHGCLAASPTASVRRHWFDVVRDQDTVHLGHAALLYRQRETVFLFDPWLLPWFAESPLPSLWSGLLPKPAAVFLTHDHDDHVDPRTLLHLSKDIPIIVPSRRNRKQLFFDYRALLTELGFDQVIELAHGESWAFEGGAVISVPFYGEDPCDLGMPRNCYLISDRGHNVLIHADSGPTNDGQSALKDNIIQQLVGKYGSIPLVLASQQQLLEIRSHATHAPLSHPGKWLDIGENGYLTNAYLAEVCAAAHAGLFVSYATGGADWYPDHLSFMFSRRNPARTALLTAHWEPPEKLKDLLISQGCRYHRAQALDLYRATDEGKIQVISASDVLAPLNLYRSGHGDPPFMKPKKNNRSSVS is encoded by the coding sequence ATGTGGACCAGTATTCCGCACAATCATTATGTGAGCCTCGTCCCCTGGTGTTGGGTACAGCTGGAAAGTGCGGAACCGCCGGGGCCCTTCCCGTTCGTAAGTGGTGTGGCCCCTGAAGTCGTCGCCAGCCTTCAGGAAGCCCATAGTCTCATGTCCAGCGCGATCGATACGGCGATTAGCGACGTCTTTTCCAAACGGGCGCCGCTCGACGACGCCGATCGGCAACGCCGACTGGAAGATGCCTATGCCGAACTGGTGAACGCGCGGCCCTACCTTACGCAGCATATTCGCTGCGGTCGTGGACCGGATAGGAAATTCCATTGGGATTTTCCGATCGATCCGGCCAAGTTCTCGACAGTGACGAATGGCGGTTTGCGCATTTTTCATGCAGTCAACCGTCAAGCGCTCTCGATAGGGTTCAATGACCGCCCGCTCGGCCCATCCGTTGGGAAATTACTCGGACGACTCGACGGAACTCATACGACTGATGAACTGCGATCCGCCATCACAGCTATGCCTCGCGATTCACAAGGCCTGCTCATGAAATTGTTAGAGTCGTTGCAGCGGCATGGATGCTTGGCCGCTTCGCCCACCGCGTCGGTCCGTCGGCATTGGTTCGATGTCGTCCGTGATCAGGACACGGTCCATCTGGGGCATGCTGCCTTGCTCTATCGGCAACGTGAGACCGTGTTTTTATTCGACCCATGGCTGCTGCCCTGGTTTGCCGAATCGCCATTGCCGTCGCTCTGGAGTGGGCTTTTACCCAAGCCTGCTGCGGTGTTCCTCACTCACGATCACGACGATCACGTCGATCCCCGCACCTTGCTCCACCTCTCTAAAGATATACCAATCATCGTCCCCAGCCGTCGGAACCGGAAGCAGCTGTTCTTTGACTATCGCGCGCTCCTCACGGAATTGGGATTTGATCAAGTCATCGAGCTGGCACATGGTGAAAGTTGGGCGTTTGAGGGTGGCGCAGTCATTTCCGTCCCCTTTTACGGAGAAGATCCTTGTGACTTAGGCATGCCAAGGAATTGCTATCTGATCTCTGATCGTGGGCACAATGTCCTGATTCATGCAGACAGCGGTCCGACCAACGATGGACAATCGGCGCTCAAGGACAATATCATTCAACAATTAGTCGGAAAGTACGGATCGATTCCACTGGTGCTGGCCTCGCAGCAACAGCTGCTTGAAATCCGAAGCCATGCCACCCATGCTCCGCTGTCCCATCCCGGTAAATGGTTGGATATCGGCGAGAACGGCTACCTCACGAATGCGTACCTTGCCGAAGTCTGCGCCGCCGCCCATGCGGGATTATTTGTTTCGTACGCGACAGGAGGAGCTGACTGGTATCCGGATCACCTATCCTTTATGTTTAGTCGTCGCAATCCAGCCAGAACGGCCCTTTTGACGGCTCACTGGGAACCTCCCGAGAAGTTAAAAGACCTTCTTATTTCGCAGGGATGTCGGTATCATCGTGCCCAAGCCCTTGATCTCTATCGAGCAACAGACGAAGGGAAGATCCAAGTCATATCGGCTTCAGATGTCCTCGCCCCGTTAAATTTGTATCGCTCAGGCCACGGCGATCCGCCATTCATGAAGCCCAAAAAGAACAACAGAAGTTCCGTATCGTAG
- a CDS encoding hypothetical protein (conserved protein of unknown function) encodes MTNVDFQGLTVATFESRMATEITRLIERYGGRPLVAPALREVPLEDNQAAQEFGLRLLDGQVDLLILLTGVGTTALFDLLKTHHPSSSIMTVLQQTVIVTRGPKSVAALKTVGLQATLTAPEPNTWTELIAVLDQHRPVRGLRVAVQEYGISNPDLLNALEERGAEVFPVPIYKWTLPENLGPIRQVCDEIIAERVQVILITNAIQIDHVMEVLEQDGKVERFRAALNKIVVASIGPTASERLRHHDWPVDFEPSHPKMGTLVKEMSEKISSMLNRKR; translated from the coding sequence ATGACGAACGTTGATTTCCAAGGACTGACCGTTGCTACGTTCGAAAGCCGAATGGCTACCGAGATCACTCGGCTGATCGAGCGCTATGGGGGCCGGCCACTCGTCGCGCCAGCCCTGCGCGAAGTTCCACTGGAGGATAATCAGGCGGCGCAAGAGTTCGGGCTTCGCCTCTTAGATGGGCAGGTCGATCTTCTTATCCTCCTGACCGGCGTGGGCACAACCGCGCTGTTTGACCTGCTCAAAACTCACCATCCCTCGTCATCGATCATGACTGTTCTCCAACAGACCGTCATCGTGACGCGCGGCCCCAAGTCGGTCGCAGCACTCAAAACCGTCGGTCTGCAAGCGACACTCACAGCGCCGGAACCCAACACCTGGACCGAGCTGATTGCCGTGCTGGATCAGCATCGGCCTGTGAGAGGCCTGCGGGTTGCCGTGCAGGAGTATGGAATCTCCAACCCTGATTTGCTCAATGCATTGGAGGAGCGAGGGGCAGAGGTGTTTCCGGTTCCAATCTATAAATGGACACTGCCGGAGAATCTCGGTCCCATTCGCCAGGTATGTGATGAGATCATTGCCGAGCGAGTCCAGGTGATCCTGATCACCAACGCCATTCAAATCGATCATGTTATGGAGGTGTTGGAACAGGACGGAAAAGTGGAACGATTTCGAGCGGCGCTGAACAAGATAGTCGTCGCCTCGATCGGCCCCACCGCAAGTGAACGGTTGCGCCACCATGACTGGCCGGTTGATTTCGAACCGTCTCATCCGAAGATGGGAACTTTAGTGAAAGAAATGTCTGAGAAGATCTCGAGCATGCTGAACCGAAAGCGGTAG
- a CDS encoding hypothetical protein (conserved protein of unknown function): protein MYYRVPVLIGAIAVVIVMTWLAAWQYVQQSLIRTAGEALSLGAAEIASKFDRMMFERDDDLRVMAVAISSRLKDDPVFVDRYLQTVRDAYEMYHWVAVADREGRLVGSTSAESPRGSDVSHTPWFQEVRARAMAGPEGMLLGEVDAFLTEEGAPDAIAISRALYDAHGIFAGVITSRITLSVLETIAVGALPSLRTKNSMLTDIEYQIIADDGVAYVDSDLAHKGRSNFSSLKLRSLELARQGQTGYLEERNLRRNISVISGYSFTKGWGQPHAFRWTVLLRLPTASLVEPVYNFHLKVASAGVAIVGPIFYLLIWMYGRLQKEWQLAQTERLRATAAEVQHHLLLQTTDQGIFGVDRKGHCTFINRAAAKMLGVMPEDLLGHGIHDRVHPEGGELCNDQCVLVRALSQGLSTRLVEQAFRRKDGTVLAIECSSFPLTDSNHRTEFVFTFMDLTERKQRTNELLQYQQRLQALATQLRKADELVRQRLATELHDNLAQTLALCRMKLVALSRATPPSLVDGIAPVGELLTEALTVTRQLMSDLRPPTLGDDRDLVAAVQWVTAKLQRHGLNVRVMDDGKQKLLDPEVLRVAYQSLHELLFNVLKHAQVSDATVRLRRTGNHLAIQVRDRGAGFRVEDTPTHTRDGGFGLFNLREQMSAIGGHLRICSVAGRGSQVTMLLPLQTRSSVTALTGPQHVQPAAAADVGSTENRPIRILVADDHQIMRQGLRTMLEGEPGFEVAAEAMNGEIAVELAESLHPDVILMDINMPKLNGVEATRRIKHRFPDIAVIGLSMHEDPKLEQLMCEAGASAYLSKGTAFTIVCDTIRRLQNQRPSGEALLSKLTLVSKDLEGR from the coding sequence ATGTACTATCGTGTACCCGTATTAATCGGGGCCATTGCGGTGGTGATCGTCATGACCTGGCTGGCGGCCTGGCAGTATGTCCAACAGTCGCTGATTAGGACAGCGGGGGAAGCGCTCAGCTTGGGCGCAGCCGAAATCGCCTCGAAATTTGATCGGATGATGTTTGAGCGTGATGATGATCTCCGAGTGATGGCGGTCGCCATTTCGAGCCGTCTGAAAGATGATCCGGTATTCGTTGACCGGTACCTCCAGACAGTGCGGGACGCCTACGAGATGTATCATTGGGTTGCGGTGGCAGACCGAGAGGGACGCTTAGTGGGTTCGACGTCCGCGGAATCGCCCAGGGGCTCTGACGTCAGCCACACTCCATGGTTTCAGGAGGTCCGCGCACGGGCGATGGCAGGGCCGGAGGGCATGCTGCTAGGAGAAGTGGATGCCTTTCTGACCGAGGAAGGCGCTCCTGATGCAATTGCCATCTCGCGAGCCCTCTACGACGCACACGGAATTTTTGCCGGCGTGATAACAAGCCGCATCACCCTCTCAGTTTTGGAAACCATTGCCGTGGGAGCACTCCCCAGTTTGCGTACCAAGAATTCCATGTTGACTGACATCGAGTACCAGATCATCGCCGATGACGGGGTGGCCTATGTCGACAGTGACTTGGCTCATAAGGGCCGATCGAACTTTTCTAGCTTGAAGCTGCGGTCGCTCGAACTGGCCCGTCAAGGTCAGACGGGATATCTTGAAGAACGAAATCTGCGGCGGAATATTTCCGTCATCTCCGGGTACAGTTTCACCAAGGGATGGGGCCAGCCCCATGCCTTCCGGTGGACGGTTCTGCTGCGTCTCCCAACGGCGTCACTCGTGGAGCCCGTCTATAATTTTCATCTCAAGGTGGCATCAGCGGGAGTCGCCATCGTGGGGCCAATCTTCTATCTGCTTATCTGGATGTATGGACGACTGCAGAAGGAATGGCAACTCGCCCAGACGGAACGGCTACGCGCGACAGCGGCCGAGGTGCAGCATCATCTGTTGTTGCAGACCACGGATCAGGGCATTTTTGGAGTAGACCGCAAGGGCCATTGCACCTTCATCAACCGAGCTGCGGCCAAGATGCTAGGCGTGATGCCCGAGGACCTGCTCGGTCATGGCATCCACGACCGTGTGCATCCAGAAGGGGGCGAACTTTGTAACGACCAGTGCGTGCTCGTGCGGGCCCTCTCGCAAGGGCTCTCTACACGACTCGTGGAGCAGGCGTTCCGACGCAAGGATGGGACTGTGCTGGCAATCGAATGCTCATCCTTTCCCCTCACGGACAGTAACCACCGTACCGAGTTCGTGTTCACATTTATGGATCTGACCGAACGGAAGCAGCGGACCAACGAGCTTCTGCAGTACCAACAACGACTGCAGGCCCTCGCCACTCAGTTACGCAAGGCGGATGAGCTAGTTCGCCAACGCCTCGCGACCGAACTGCACGACAACCTTGCGCAGACGCTCGCCCTCTGTCGGATGAAGCTGGTGGCGTTGTCTCGCGCCACGCCACCTTCGCTGGTGGACGGTATCGCCCCAGTCGGGGAACTGCTCACGGAAGCATTGACGGTCACGCGACAATTGATGAGCGATTTGCGACCGCCGACGCTCGGCGATGATCGGGATCTGGTGGCAGCAGTCCAGTGGGTGACGGCTAAACTACAGCGGCATGGCCTCAACGTCCGTGTGATGGACGACGGAAAGCAAAAACTGTTAGATCCCGAGGTATTGCGCGTCGCGTATCAGTCGCTCCATGAACTGCTCTTTAATGTGCTCAAACACGCCCAGGTCAGTGACGCGACGGTGCGGCTGCGCCGAACGGGCAATCATCTTGCCATTCAAGTCAGGGATCGCGGTGCCGGATTTCGCGTGGAGGACACGCCGACACACACCCGGGATGGTGGATTCGGTTTGTTCAATCTGCGCGAGCAGATGAGTGCAATCGGTGGACATCTCCGCATCTGCTCCGTCGCAGGCCGTGGCTCCCAGGTCACGATGCTGTTGCCATTGCAGACCCGCTCGTCCGTCACGGCGCTGACCGGGCCTCAGCACGTTCAACCTGCCGCGGCAGCCGATGTCGGGAGCACGGAAAACCGTCCGATTCGAATTCTCGTGGCGGACGATCATCAGATCATGCGGCAGGGGCTGCGTACTATGCTGGAAGGCGAACCGGGATTTGAGGTCGCCGCCGAAGCGATGAATGGTGAAATCGCAGTCGAGCTCGCTGAGTCCCTGCATCCGGACGTCATCCTTATGGACATCAATATGCCGAAACTCAACGGCGTGGAGGCCACCCGCCGCATCAAGCACCGGTTCCCGGATATCGCTGTCATCGGATTATCGATGCACGAGGATCCGAAGCTGGAGCAGCTGATGTGCGAGGCTGGCGCATCCGCCTACCTGTCAAAGGGCACGGCATTTACTATTGTATGCGACACCATTCGAAGGTTACAGAACCAGAGACCCTCGGGAGAAGCCCTATTGAGCAAGCTGACGCTGGTTTCGAAGGATCTGGAAGGCAGATGA
- a CDS encoding hypothetical protein (conserved protein of unknown function) produces the protein MKESHRTGAQLRSSWPLSIVMVGLFTLFLFPISAAAETTRWDIDPDHSAIEFRVAHMVVSKTSGRFTDYRGFIEMDADAKTLKSIEATINAESINTNHEKRDAHLRNPDFLDIKQFPTITYKLKSTQKEGATYTFVGNLTLRGLTKEVTLIGTFNGVTKDPWGNTRAGFSADGKLNRKDFGMIWNKVLDSGGLVVGDEVQIHLDIECIKAKNLS, from the coding sequence ATGAAGGAATCACATCGCACAGGAGCACAGCTCAGATCGAGCTGGCCGTTAAGCATAGTGATGGTGGGACTCTTCACTCTCTTCCTCTTCCCAATCAGCGCCGCAGCGGAAACAACTCGCTGGGACATCGATCCGGATCACTCAGCGATTGAGTTTCGCGTCGCGCACATGGTCGTGTCCAAAACGTCGGGACGATTCACGGACTACCGCGGATTTATCGAGATGGACGCGGATGCAAAAACGTTGAAATCGATTGAGGCCACGATCAACGCCGAGTCGATCAACACCAACCACGAAAAGCGCGATGCACATCTCCGCAATCCCGACTTCTTGGACATCAAACAGTTTCCAACGATCACCTACAAGTTGAAATCCACTCAGAAAGAGGGAGCGACCTACACATTTGTCGGGAACCTCACTCTGCGTGGCCTGACCAAAGAGGTCACACTCATCGGAACGTTCAACGGGGTCACCAAAGATCCTTGGGGCAATACCAGAGCCGGATTCAGCGCCGACGGCAAACTGAACCGCAAGGACTTCGGTATGATTTGGAACAAAGTCCTCGATAGTGGTGGGCTCGTCGTGGGAGATGAGGTACAGATCCACTTAGACATCGAGTGCATCAAGGCCAAGAATCTCTCATAA
- a CDS encoding Four helix bundle protein has protein sequence MLGQQIVRSGTSVAANYRAVCRARSRAEFIAKFGTVVEKADETMFWLELIIESGLAQGNKTTVLPQEAKLLAIFSASRRTAKSGRRSTDRQIIRLTNDER, from the coding sequence GTGCTTGGGCAGCAAATTGTTCGATCTGGGACATCAGTCGCTGCGAACTATCGAGCCGTCTGTCGAGCCCGTTCGCGTGCGGAATTTATCGCAAAGTTTGGAACGGTCGTCGAAAAAGCGGATGAGACCATGTTTTGGCTAGAACTGATTATCGAGTCAGGCCTTGCTCAGGGAAACAAGACGACAGTTCTCCCACAAGAAGCCAAGCTGCTTGCCATCTTTTCAGCATCCAGGCGAACGGCAAAGTCTGGTCGACGCTCAACAGATCGACAGATCATCAGATTAACAAATGACGAACGTTGA
- a CDS encoding putative Glutathione transferase FosA codes for MTAPFHRGLRHLALRVTDLPRSRRFYEQLLGFQAVWEPDPENIYFSSGVDNLALHQISRTELDAYDSSKTQLLDHVGVICDSPQAVDQMYQSIGPKIEAMGGRIVKEPKQHRDGSYSFYFSDPDGNAIQALYEPTISKLKFSATP; via the coding sequence ATGACGGCTCCATTTCATAGAGGTCTTCGGCATTTGGCGCTGCGTGTGACGGACCTTCCACGATCGCGTCGATTCTATGAACAACTTCTCGGCTTCCAGGCAGTCTGGGAGCCAGACCCTGAGAACATCTATTTCAGCTCCGGAGTCGACAATCTAGCCCTCCACCAGATCTCGAGGACGGAATTAGACGCCTACGATTCTTCGAAGACCCAACTCCTCGATCACGTGGGGGTGATTTGCGACAGCCCGCAAGCCGTCGATCAGATGTACCAGAGCATCGGTCCCAAGATCGAGGCAATGGGCGGACGTATTGTCAAAGAGCCGAAACAACACCGTGATGGGAGCTACTCATTTTACTTTTCAGATCCCGATGGCAACGCGATCCAAGCTCTATATGAACCGACGATCAGCAAGCTGAAGTTCAGTGCCACACCATAA
- a CDS encoding hypothetical protein (conserved protein of unknown function): protein MTAHNQVTYNKAKQRYEMPFGNLVVYASVRKDKDTLYIDYVFAPQDLRGKGSAGEFMSKLMDVVRTENLKVVPICTYAARWLGQHSKYQDLISGEYRSCSSWTIRSPARHKGSTNPPYRAIG from the coding sequence ATGACCGCACACAATCAAGTCACGTATAATAAGGCCAAACAACGCTATGAAATGCCGTTCGGCAACCTGGTGGTGTACGCCAGTGTCCGCAAGGATAAGGATACGCTTTATATAGATTACGTTTTCGCGCCGCAGGATCTGCGCGGCAAGGGTTCGGCCGGGGAGTTCATGAGTAAATTGATGGATGTTGTGCGCACGGAAAATCTGAAGGTGGTGCCCATATGCACCTACGCAGCCAGGTGGCTCGGGCAGCATAGCAAGTATCAGGATCTGATTTCTGGTGAGTACCGGTCATGTTCTTCTTGGACAATCCGGTCGCCTGCCAGGCACAAGGGGTCCACGAACCCACCATATCGAGCAATCGGCTAG
- a CDS encoding putative alcohol dehydrogenase AdhA, whose protein sequence is MKAMVLDHTGDVSSYPLQLRDQPVPTPQPGQVLIKVHVCGVCRTDLHVIEGELPDPALPLIPGHQTVGTVMRIGSEVSEIGEGDRVGIAWLQGTCGQCEFCMSGRENLCLQAKFTGYQVDGGYAEYAVVPARFAYPIPPIFSDDEAAPLLCAGIIGYRALRLSGIKPGQRLGLYGFGASAHIAIQIARHWGCQVYVSSLKPEHQKLARQLGAVWVGGATEMPPEKLHGSIIFAPAGELVPPALRALDRGGTLALAGIHMSPIPSLDYNRDVFGERVIRSVTANTRQDGVGLLREAAAIPIKPHTVRFRLEEANRALQELKAGTFQGAAVLTM, encoded by the coding sequence ATGAAGGCAATGGTGCTCGACCATACCGGCGATGTCTCCAGCTATCCCTTACAGCTCCGAGATCAGCCTGTCCCTACTCCACAGCCTGGTCAGGTCCTCATCAAGGTCCATGTGTGCGGCGTCTGTCGGACAGATCTCCACGTCATCGAAGGTGAGCTTCCCGACCCTGCCTTGCCGTTGATCCCAGGCCATCAAACAGTCGGCACCGTGATGCGGATCGGTTCTGAGGTCTCGGAGATCGGGGAAGGTGATCGTGTCGGAATCGCCTGGCTGCAAGGCACATGCGGACAGTGCGAATTCTGTATGAGCGGGCGGGAAAATCTTTGCTTGCAGGCGAAGTTTACCGGCTATCAGGTCGACGGTGGGTATGCTGAATATGCGGTCGTCCCTGCACGATTTGCATATCCCATCCCACCGATCTTTTCCGATGATGAAGCCGCCCCATTGCTCTGTGCCGGGATTATCGGCTATCGAGCCTTGCGGCTCAGCGGCATCAAGCCGGGCCAGCGCCTCGGGCTCTATGGATTCGGTGCCTCCGCCCATATCGCCATTCAGATTGCACGCCACTGGGGCTGTCAGGTCTATGTCAGTTCGCTCAAGCCGGAGCATCAGAAGTTGGCTCGACAGCTCGGAGCCGTCTGGGTCGGTGGAGCGACGGAGATGCCGCCTGAGAAGTTGCACGGGTCCATCATCTTTGCTCCAGCCGGTGAACTCGTCCCTCCAGCCTTGAGAGCCCTCGACCGAGGAGGCACCTTAGCCTTGGCCGGTATCCACATGTCGCCGATTCCCTCACTCGACTACAATCGTGACGTCTTCGGTGAGCGAGTCATCCGTAGTGTCACAGCCAACACCAGGCAGGATGGTGTTGGTTTGTTGCGCGAAGCGGCAGCGATCCCCATCAAGCCACACACAGTCCGTTTTCGTTTGGAAGAGGCGAATCGAGCCCTGCAAGAATTGAAGGCCGGGACCTTTCAAGGGGCAGCGGTGCTCACGATGTAA
- a CDS encoding hypothetical protein (conserved membrane protein of unknown function): MGQAPEGCALHATMNTLSLFAIIFVLNSLPAFAPPTWLVLSAIGLSRPDANPWLTAFVAATAATAGRLVLAKLAFVIVRQRWLSARTKENIDLVKDRLRTQRAMTFGAFLAYTCSPLPSNSLFIAYGLTSLPLAPVAAASFIGRFLTYSFWVVVAMEVAHNVVLDDGSVFAYLGGYFVLTQAFLLALVVLFAKLDWRAWFATKTLKLMNQTENSHQK, from the coding sequence ATGGGGCAAGCACCGGAAGGTTGTGCGCTTCACGCAACGATGAATACCTTGTCTCTCTTTGCGATCATCTTTGTACTTAATAGCCTGCCTGCATTCGCGCCACCGACGTGGCTCGTGTTGTCTGCGATTGGACTGTCCAGACCGGATGCGAATCCCTGGCTCACCGCGTTCGTGGCTGCAACAGCGGCCACCGCCGGGAGACTGGTGCTCGCGAAGCTGGCGTTTGTCATTGTCAGGCAACGCTGGTTGAGCGCGCGCACCAAAGAGAACATTGATCTTGTGAAAGACCGTCTGAGAACACAACGCGCGATGACTTTCGGGGCCTTCCTCGCCTACACCTGTAGCCCCTTGCCATCGAACTCACTGTTTATCGCCTATGGGCTCACGTCTTTGCCGCTGGCACCGGTGGCTGCTGCATCCTTCATAGGCCGGTTTCTGACCTATAGTTTTTGGGTGGTCGTGGCCATGGAGGTTGCGCATAACGTGGTTCTCGATGACGGATCGGTCTTTGCCTATCTCGGGGGATATTTTGTTTTGACGCAAGCCTTCCTGCTTGCGCTGGTCGTTCTATTCGCGAAACTGGACTGGAGGGCGTGGTTTGCCACCAAGACACTCAAACTCATGAACCAGACAGAAAACTCTCATCAGAAATGA
- a CDS encoding transposase, whose amino-acid sequence MHAGKLVFAQVMECAPWHTFRRLVLKYRGDFNIRTFSCLDQFLCMAFAQLTYRESLRDIDACLRAQPTKLFHLGLRGKVSRSALADANESRNWRIHFEFAQALIRIARALYAKEPLSVELKETVYALDATTIDLCLTLFPWASFRATKAAVKLHTLLDVRGAIPAFIHISDGKLHDVNVLDLLIPEPGAFYVMDRGYLDFERLYRLHQAGSFFVTRAKSNFKCKRLYSRPVDRSTGLLCDQDVALTVFYSQQSYPTRLRRIRYRDAEGRDLVFLTNHMTLPALTVCELYRLRWQVELFFKWIKQHLRIKRFFGTSENAVKTQVWIAVSVYVLVAIIRKRLDLDRSLHSRLQILSVTPFEKVSLLQLLTDTEPPTDPLVDGNQLTLL is encoded by the coding sequence ATGCACGCTGGCAAACTTGTGTTCGCTCAAGTCATGGAGTGCGCGCCCTGGCATACCTTTCGGCGTCTGGTCCTGAAATATCGTGGCGATTTCAACATCCGCACGTTCAGTTGTCTGGACCAATTCCTGTGCATGGCATTCGCGCAGTTGACCTACCGGGAGAGTCTGCGCGATATCGACGCGTGTCTACGCGCACAGCCGACCAAGCTCTTTCACCTGGGTTTGCGCGGCAAGGTCAGTCGCAGCGCGCTGGCCGATGCCAACGAGTCTCGCAACTGGCGCATCCACTTCGAGTTCGCCCAAGCCCTTATTCGTATCGCCCGCGCTCTGTATGCCAAGGAGCCGCTCAGTGTGGAGCTGAAAGAAACGGTCTATGCGCTGGATGCCACCACCATCGACTTGTGCCTGACACTGTTTCCGTGGGCATCGTTTCGTGCCACCAAAGCAGCCGTCAAACTGCACACCTTGCTCGATGTACGCGGTGCGATTCCCGCGTTTATCCATATCAGCGACGGGAAACTGCACGACGTCAATGTGCTCGACCTGCTTATCCCCGAGCCCGGCGCCTTCTATGTGATGGACCGCGGCTACCTCGACTTTGAACGGTTGTATCGCCTGCATCAGGCTGGCAGTTTCTTCGTCACCCGCGCCAAGTCCAACTTCAAGTGCAAGCGCCTCTACTCCCGCCCTGTCGATCGCAGCACCGGATTGCTCTGCGATCAGGACGTCGCGTTGACGGTGTTCTACTCCCAACAAAGCTATCCCACACGTTTGCGTCGCATACGCTATCGCGATGCCGAGGGCAGAGACCTCGTGTTCTTGACCAATCATATGACGTTGCCCGCTTTGACGGTGTGCGAACTGTACCGCCTGCGCTGGCAGGTCGAACTGTTCTTCAAGTGGATCAAGCAGCACTTGCGCATCAAACGTTTCTTCGGCACTTCTGAGAACGCGGTGAAAACGCAAGTATGGATCGCGGTGTCCGTGTACGTGCTCGTTGCCATCATTCGAAAGCGACTGGATCTCGATAGGTCGTTGCACTCCAGGCTCCAGATCTTGAGCGTCACCCCATTCGAGAAAGTGTCGCTACTTCAACTGCTTACCGACACCGAACCACCCACCGATCCGTTGGTCGACGGTAACCAACTGACTTTGCTATGA